Genomic window (Acidobacteriaceae bacterium):
GCGAAGCCGTATCGCAGAAGAGAGGAAGGCGAGGGCGGCAAGCGCCCGTTCCGTTCGACAGAGGGCCGAGAGCGTTCGCGTCCGGCTGGTGAGCGGAGATTCGGCGGTGGCCCGGGAGGCAAACCGAAGTTTGGAGGCAAGCCGGGCTTTGGCGGTAAACCAAAGTTTGGAGCGAAGTCGGGATTTGCGGGCAAACCGAAATTTGGTGCGAAGCGTGGACCTGCGAAGCCGGGTGGCGGCCAGGGGAAATTTGGAGGCGAGTCGAAGCCGTCGCGAGCGAGAGATGTGAAGGCCAAGGATATGAGGGCCAGAGGTAAGGGTGAGGGAACGCGCGGGCCGCGGAAAGAGACCGAGGAGTAGCTGCAACGCATGAGTGAGACAGCAGCGAACGACAGGGTGGGGCGAGAGCCGGCGAGACGGGAGCGGCCGGTGATTGCCATTGACGGGCCGGCGGGAGCTGGAAAGAGCACGCTCGCGGCGCATCTGGCGCGGAAGTTTGGTTTTCTGAACCTGGAGACCGGGGCAATGTATCGCGCACTGGCTCTGAAGGCCATCGAGAATGACCTCGCCTTTGAGGATGAGCCGGCGCTGATGGACCTGGCCGAGTACACGCGAATTGCGCTGGAGCCGCAGGCTGAGGGAAATCGCGTGATCCTGGATGGCGTGGATGTCTCGCGGCGGGTGCGGGATGCGGATGTGACGGAGGCGGCTTCCAAGGTGTCGGTTCATCCGGGCCTGCGGGCGTGGATGGTTGGACAACAGCGGAAGCTGGGCGAGCTCGGCGGCGTGGTGATGGAAGGCCGGGACATTGGGACGGCGGTTTTTCCGGACGCCGAGGTGAAGATTTTTCTGGATGCGGCGCCTGAGGTGCGTGGGAGCCGGCGTTACCGGCAGCGCGTCCCGGAGCAGGCGAAGGTTACTGAAGAGTCAGTGTTGAAAGAGCTGCGGGAGCGGGATGCGCGGGACCGAAATCGGGCGGAATCGCCGCTGCGGCCAGCGGAGGACGCGGTGATTCTGGACTCAACGGCGATGACGCTGGAGGAGGTGCTGGCGGCTGCTGAGGAGATCGTCCGGAGCCATGTGGAGGCGGGTAAATTGCAGGCTAAGTTGCACTAAACACAGTGCAATCAGCCTATGAATGAATTTTTTGGTGGAAATTTAGGCCGCCGTGCTACCATTCCCACATCGTTTGAAACAGATTGGTTTTCCGCAGGTTTCAACCGGCCGAAGCCCCGATTTGGATTCAGCGTCAAAGTCACAACACGAAGGATTTACGAGACATGGAACAGGGAACGGTGAAGTGGTTCAACGACGCCAAGGGTTTTGGCTTCATCAGTAGGCAGAACGGCGAGGACGTCTTCGTACATTACTCAGCAATCAATACGAACGGTTTCAAGAGCCTTCAAGAAGGTCAGGCCGTTCAGTTCAATGTTGTGAAGGGGCCCAAGGGCTGGCAGGCGTCTGACGTTCAGCCGCTGTAGTCATCGATCAGTCGGCACCCCCACAGATTCAACTTTTTTGAGGCTTGTAGGGACGCTACGAGATGTGAGAAGGGACAGCGAAGGCTGTCCCTGTCTCCGTTAATGAGCTGTTGCGGGTGATGAGGTTACTGCTGCAGCTGCGGAGCGGTGGGTTGAGTGGTGACCGGGGCGTTTGAGTCGTCGAGTACTTTGGTTCCGGGCAGGATGGTGATCGAGGTCTTCAGCTTGCGGTAATCGGAGAAGGTGTCACGGGCGTTGCCGTTGAAACCTTTCAGGAGCAGGAAGCGACCATCGACGTGTGCGGTGAATTGCTGGGGGAACCAGATTTCGCCGTTGACGGGCGCTTCGGTGAAGTCGAACGAACTGCCTTTCTTAATATTGACGAGCAGACCACCGCCTATGTGGAAGTTCTCCTGCAGGGTTCCGTTGAGGCGAAGGATTGCGTTGTCACGCTCATCGACCCAGAGCGTGCCGGTGAGTTCGCGCATGATCTCTTCGCTGAGGTCTTTGGCGGGCGCGTGCGGATTGCCTACGTAATCGAAGACGAGAGTGGGACGGCCGTTGAGTACTTCGCGACGAGGATTGCTGAACGTTGCGAGCCTCAGAAGGGCGCTGGCGCTGAGGCGAACTTCGTCTCTTGCAGGTTTGTTCTGCTGGGATTTCAGTTTGGCGACCTGCTTATCGACGCGTTCCTGTTCCTTTTGCGCTTCCTGGGCGGAGAGCGGCTTTCCGTCGTGCGAGAGGTGCTGGAGGACTTCGGTGTTGGCGACGTAGAAGGCTTGGTACTCGTCGGTGTGAGTTTTCTTGCTGCCGTTGGAGGAGAACTCGTCGGCGACCTGGCTCATGGTGCAGACGTAGGTTTTGCGGAGGCTTTCGAGGGCGTCGTAGCGGGCGCGAACGCGGGCAAGCAGCGTCTGGATGTCGGGCAGAGGAGCGGGTGGGTCGGCAGCGGCGGAGTCGGTCGCGGTGCTGACAGCTGCCGTTGGAGTAGAAGTCTGCGGGGCCGCGACGAGGCAGGGCAAAAGGAAAAAAATTCCTGCGAGGACCCGACGGTGCATGGCCTCACTATACAGAGCGGAGGGATTTACGAGGAGGGTGGATCATCGCTGGAACCGGGGTTGCGGCGGTCGCGCCAGCGGCGGCGCAGCCAGTGAACTCCGCCGAAGCCGAGCCCGCCGGCGAGCGTTGCAATCAGCGCGACGACGACTGCGATGGCAATGGCTATGACGATCAGGAGAGAAGTACCGGCGAGCAGAACGGATGCCGCAGTTTGCAGGATCGCGTGGATCACAGCGACGATTGCTTTGAGAAGAATCACCTGGGCTGATAGGACGCGAATCTGGGGGTGTGCGCCGTGACCAGGTTTTGTGCAGATTTCATTTCAGCTATAGAGAAGCTTCGGCTGTATCGCGCAGAGAGGTCACGGCGAATCCGATTGCGGCAAGCCAGCTGGCGACGGCGGAGAGAGCGTCGGCCGATGTGCGCGATGTGTGGATCAGTTCGGCGGAGATTTGAGTCGGGAAGCGAAGGCCGAAGCACAACTGCGGGCGATAGGTGCAGGAGGCAAGATCGGCGATGCTGAGTGCGGTGGTTGGTGTGCCCAGGATGGTGCGGGGAGGCGCCATGCGGTCGAGCATCGAGAAGATTTCGAGCTTGGACTCGAGCTCGTCGGGAACGAAGTCGATGGCGAGGTCGGCGTCGCGAACGGCTTCTTCAACGGTGGAGGCGAGATGAAGCGCGCCTGCAGGTGTTTCTGAAGCGATGGCGTGGTGGGCGCTGCGCAGGCGGGAAGGCATGACGTCCTCGAGGATGACGTCGAAGCCGGCGCGAACGGAGCGAAGGGCGAAGTCGCGGCCTGCCGCTCCTGCACCGATGACCGCAATGCGGCGCAGCGGGCAGGAGGTATGCATCGGTGCGGGCTTACTTTGAGGTGAGTGCGGCGAGGACAGACTCGTAGCTGGGTTCGGATTGGCGGATGTGGTCGGCGACGCGGGCCTTCTCTTCGTCAGACAGTACGGGCAGCACGGAGAGGATGCGGCGCAGGGTGACGGAGATGTCGTCAACGTAGTTCATGGTGCGGATGGCTTCACCGGAAAGAGGCACTGCAGAATCTCCTGTGTGGTCTGGTGTTAGTTTACGCGGTTGCGCTGTGAAGTTGTCGGCTAACGGGCGGCGCCTTCCTGAATGCGGAGAGCGGCGGAGTCGGTGGGGCTGCCGGCGGATTCGCCCTCGATGGGCTTCTGGTAGCCGTCGCGGTCGGACATCTCGGTGATGGCGCAGAGGCGGTGAGCGAACTCTGACTTGAGCTCGTCGAGACCGAAGCGCCAGGACCAGTTGCCGTAGGCGGCGGCCGGGCGGTTCATGCGGGCTTCGCTCGAGAGCTCGAGGACGTCCTGCAGCGGATAGATGGCGATGTTGGCGACAGAATCGGCGGCGGCGCGGATCATTTGCCAGACGATCTCGCAGTCGTTGTGCTGGTCGACGGGGCCGAGATAGATCTGTACGTTGTTACGCTCGTCGGGCGTTGTGTCTTCGCGCCACCAGCCGAGTGTGGTGTTGTTGTCGTGCGTGCCGGTGTAGACGACGGTGTTGGCGATGTAGCGGTGGGGCAGGTAGGTGTGGCCGCCGCGCTCGGCGAATCCGAACTGAAGGATGCGCATGCCGGGCATGCCGAAGTATTCGCGCAACTCGTCGACTTCGGGAGTGATGAGGCCAAGGTCTTCGGCGACGAAGGGGAGATCGCCGAAGATTTCTTTGAGGCGATTGAAGAGGGCGTGGCCTGGAGCTTTGACCCAGTGACCGTTCATCGCGGTCTCTTCATCGGCGGCAATGGACCAGAAGGCTTCGAAGCCGCGGAAGTGATCGAGGCGAATGAGATCGTACAGGGCAAGCGAGCGGCGAACGCGCGCGATCCACCAGTCGAAGCCGCGCTCTTCAAGCAGACTCCACTTGTAGAGCGGATTTCCCCAGCGCTGTCCGGTAGCGGAGAAGTAGTCGGGTGGGACGCCGGAGACGCGGGTGGGCCTGCGCTGATCGTCGAGCTCGAAGATTTCGGGGTGGGTCCAGACGTCGGCGGAGTCGTAGCTGACGAAGATAGCGATGTCGCCGAGGATTTTGATCTTGCGTTCGGCGCAGTAGGAACGGAGAGCGTTCCACTGTTCGGCGAAGAAGAATTGAATGACCTGCTCGATGGCGATCTCGCGACTGGAGTCATTGAGGAGTGCAGTCATCGCGTCGGACTGACGGAGAGCGTACTCGGACGGCCAGGAGATCCAACCGGAGTAGTTGAAGCGGTGACGAAGGACGGCGAACATGGCCCAGTCGGTGAGCCAGGAGATGTTGTCCTGTGAGAAGCGCTGGAAGCGGGCGCGGTCGTCGGGACTTGCGTTGTCGAGGAAGTTGGCGGCGGCCTCTTCGACAAGTGGGCGCTTGGCTTCGAAGGCGAGCTCGAATTTGCAGGGGCCGTTGTGGCCGGGGAGACCTTCGATGCGGTGTGGGGAAAGCCAACCGGCATCGACCAGGCGCTCGAGCGAGATCAAGAGCGGATTGCCGGCGAAGGCGGAAAGCGCGGAGTAGGGCGAGCTGCCGTATCCGGTGGGATTAAGCGGGAGGACTTGCCAGAGCCGCTGCTTGGCTGCGGCCAGGAAGTCGACAAAGGCAAAGGCGGCCGGCCCGAAGTCGCCGATGCCGCCGTAGGAGGGAAGCGAGGTTATGTGCAGCAGAACTCCTGAAACCCGCTCTGACGTCATTGCGCTCCTTCACCCGCTTGTGACCTGAAGCGTAGGACGTATGTCATGCGCAGGCGGGATGCCGCGATCCTGCCTGCGCAGTGCGACGAGTTTACGGCAGGCCGCCGGGTTGCTTACGGCTGTAGATGATGGCCCCGCCCTGCTGGTAACGCTGCATCAGGGAGGTAGCGAAGAGACCGAAGGCCTCCTGGCGTTGATCGTCGAGGAGCTTCTCCCGGGTTGCGGAGAGGTTCTTGGCGATGTCATCGGGAGTGGGCTCCTGCTTGTCAACAACCTGAGCCACAGAGCCATTGGGGCCTTCATTGATCGGGCCCGAGATGCCGCCCTTCGGAAGCGAGAAGAGCACGGATGCGGGGCCGGTCATGGAACCGATATCAGGGACCTGGGCGTCGCGGCCGACGAGGTCGCTGGTCTTGACCGGGATTTTCATCTCGGCAGCGGCCTTGGAGAGATCGTTGAGGACCTTGGCGCGATCGGCGAGCTTGATGAGCTGCGCGTTGAGGAGCTCAGGCGCCTTCTGCTCGCGGTAGTCATCGAGAACGTGCGACTTCCAGGATGCGAAGTCGGGCGCGTGCGCGGGCTTGATATCGAGTACCTGGAAGACTGCGTAGCCTTCGCCTGTCGATGCGCTCTGCGGAGGAGCATTCTTGGTGGCGCTGAAAGCTGCGGTCAGAAGGCCGGTGGAATCAGGCAGGCTGGGGATTGTGGCGTCATGGGCGATGTAATCGGTCGTGACGACATGGAGGTTGTGTGCCTGCGCAGTCTTCTCGAGGCCGTCTTTGCGGGCTTCGGTGACGAGCTGGTTGGCGTAGTTCTGTGCGGCCGAAGCAGCCTTCTGACTCTCGAGTGCGGCGACGATGGAGTCATGCACCTCGGCGAGGGATTTGGTGTGCGCGGCCTGCTTTTGTTCGGTCTGGATGATGTGATAGCCGAACTGCGAGCGAACGAGACCGGAGGTCTGGCCGGGGTTGAGGGCCATCGCCGCTGAAGCGTAGGCGGGATCGAGGTTGCTGGCCGGCATCAGGGGAAGTTCACCGCCCTGGTCCTTGGAACCGGGGTCATCGGAGTACTTCTTGGCGAGCTCTGCGAAGTTGCCGCCAGCTTGAAGCTGCTTGAGGACGTCCTGTGCCTTCGCCTTTGCAGCGTTGTCGGTGGCCGTGTCGGCGCCTTTGGGTGCGGAGATGAGGATGTGACGTGTCTTGACCTGCGCAGGAACGTTGAACTGATCCTGATGGCCGTTGTAGTAGGCCTGAATTTCGGCCTCGCTGACCTGCGGCTTGCCGCCGGGAAGGCTGGCGTCGTCGAAGGCAAAGAAGGAAAGCTTGCGGGTCTCAGGTACGGCGTTGGCGTAGCGCGCGGAATTCTGGTTGAAGAAGGCCTGCAGCTCGGCGTCAGAAGGATTGATGGTCTTCTTGATGTCGTCAGCGGAGATGACCGCGTAGTTGAACTTCACCTTCTGACCCTGCTGGAGGTACGCGGCGCGGACGGCGCTGTCAGAGACGGTGACGCTGCCGGTGACTAGGGATTGAAGGCGTGCGAGTTCAAGGTCCTCTTTGACTTCCTTCTCAAACTGAGAGACGCCGACGCCGAAGAACTGCTCGACGAAGTTCATGTATCCCTGATCGCCGATGTACTTGCCGCCGGGAAAGAGGTACTGCGAGAGCGGACCGGTCTGGAGCTCACGACGAAGGTCGTCGTCGGAGACCTGGAGGCCGAGGCGGTCGGCTTCGCGAACGAGGACAGCACGCTCGACCTGCTCCTGGCCGACCTTGTTCATGAGAATGGGGCGCGCGAAGTCTGGGTAGTGCTGTTGCTGCATCTGGCGCTCGGTTTGCTGCGAGACCTCCTGCATCGTGATGGCATCGCTGCCACCGAAGAGGCGGCCCCAGAGTCCGGGAGCGCGAACGGTCGCGAAGACCGCGGTATTGTTCGATGTGTCGTCACCACTGAAGATGCCGGGTACCAGGGTAATGACCATGGCGACGCTGGCGGCGGCGATGATGAGACCGAAGATGATCTTGGTGGCTTTATTGTCCTGCTGAAAGATGCGGATCATGCCTGGTTGACGACCTTCACTTCAAAACGAGACATGGAGTGGTCTCGTGTGCCCGGGATTTTTGCGCAGGATAATTGGTGTCTCGCTGCCGAGACGCATCACGCCTGCTTGCAGGGGCTTCATTCTGAGTATAAATCAGCAGGGCAGGGAACATTCGTGCGCGGAATGTGCCAATCGGCGCAAGCGCTGATTCAAAAAGAGAAAGGGCTGCGGATTCGCAGCCCTTCTGTCTTCAGGTATCAGACCTCAGCGGCCATAGTAGGGAGCGTAGTAGTAACCGTAATAGGGGCTGTAGTAACGGCGCATCGGCGGCTGCTGGGGGTTGGCACCGGCAGCGTAGGCAAGTCGAGCCATCTCCTGCTCGGAGACGGTCTTCACGACGGCCGGCTGGGCGAGCTGGAAGGTGATGACTGCCTCGGGAGGAACTATGACGCGTCCGCTGGGCGATGAGGCGGATCCGGCGACCCCGACGCCGGCACCGGCGACGGCTCCAACGGCAGCGCCCGTGCCTCCGCCGGCGATACCGCCGAGGATGGCTCCGAGGGCGCCGAGCCCAAGGGCGCTGTTGGCGGTCGTGGTGGATTTGTCACGGCCGTGCTGCTCCCAGAGTTTGGTTTCGAGCGGATAGCTGACGCCCGCGAGTGTGACGCTGTTGATGGCGAGGCTGAGCTCGCCGCGACCGCTCAGCGTACCGGCTTTGGTGGCGTCAACGACGGTGCCCTGCACGGAGGCGCCGCGCGGGATCGCAATTGCACCATCGGCGGCTACGTCATTGATGACGGTGCCGTCAAACGGTGTGCCAGGCTTGATGTGATTTGAGTCGAGGCCGCGATTGATGCGGATGCGCAGCATCGCTCCTTCGGGGATTGTGACCGAAAGCCCTGCCTGCTGTCCTCCGGGAGGGGCGTAGGCCTGGTCCGGACCGTTGTTGTATAGCGGACGACGAGGCGGCGGGCCGTATGGTTGCGGCTGGCCTTGATAGGGCTGCTGTTGGCCAGGATACTGCTGTGCTTGACCAGGATACTGCTGTGCTTGACCCGAATACTGTTGCGGCTGGCCGGGGTATGGTTGCGCCTGACCCTGATCCTGAGGAGGTCCATAACCGCCGGGGTATTGCTGATTAGCCTGAGGTGCGCCGTACGGCTGCTGCTGAGGCTGACCCTGTGGAGGACCGTAGCCGCCGGGGTACTGCTGATTGGCCTGAGGTGGGCCGTAAGGAGCTTGAGGCTGGTTTTGCGGAGGGCCATAGCCGCCCGGATATTGGCTGCCGTCCGGCGCCTGCTGGGTGCCGTTGGGCGGTTGCGGCTGTTGCTGGTTGTAGTCCGGCTGTTGCTGGTTCGGCATTGGAGGAGCAGTGTTTTCGGCCTGTTCCGAGGGTGGCTGGGCCGGAGCGTAGCTGCCGTCTGACTGCAATTGACCGCCAGCGGGCGGTTGCTGAGCGGCCTGAGCGGATTGATCGCCAGATTGATCGACAGCGGCCTGATCGGAGGTTGCGGGAGAGTCGCCGAGTGCAAGCTCGTCAACGACCTTCTTGACACCCACGGCACGCGCGACCAGGTTCTCAGCCTTGGTGCGCATCGCCTCGTCGTGCACGTTGCCGGTCAGGGTGACGGTGCCATAGACAGTGGCGGACTGGATGTTCTGGGTCGAAAGCTCGGGGGCGCTGGCCAGTGCCCGGAGGACGTTGGCCTCGATCTGGGCGTCCGGCATGTTGCCCTGCGTGGGCTGGTTCTGGGCGAAGGCCGCAGTGCCCACGACGAAGCTGCCAACGAGGATGGGGTGGCTGATACGAGAAAAGCCTTTGAGGCTCATAGTCTGTGTGCTCCTGTCGGCGCCGAGGTATCGCTAGCGGTTTGCAGACACTTCGGGCAGGCGCCGTCCATCAAATCAGACGCTACTTGGAAGGAAAAGTTCCGCTCGGAGCTGAGCATTCCCGGTGAATACCCGATTGCTTGGGCGATCGGGCTCTCATTCGGTCAGCGCCGGTTTGACCCGGGCGCCGGCGAGTGGCATCATAGGGATGCGGGGTGGAGCAGCCCGGTAGCTCGTTGGGCTCATAACCCAAAGGTCGCAGGTTCAAATCCTGCCCCCGCAACCAAGATTAGTTGTAGGAAATAAACGGCTTAGGAGATTAGACCTCCTGAGCCGTTTGCGTTTCCGGTATTGCAACTGTAGTTAGGCTGACATCGGCCTCAGCCGTTTGCTGCTGTTCCTCCTTCGCGACTGCTCGCTCGATTTCCCCGCCAATCCTTCGAGCGGCATCGAGGTTATGTTGCCAGTCCGGCTGTCCCCCATACACATCCACTGTGAAGATGCCGATGGCAGCATGACCCATTCGCTCCTTGACCACTGTGAGAGGAACGCCCAGTGCGAGCATCATCCCAGAGTTGAAATGGCGGAATGCGTGGAAACCTGCCTTCACGATTCCGACAGATTCGAGATGCTTCTTCATCTTCCGTCCACGGAAACAGTTCATGTCCCGAGGCGTTCCTGTTGAACTGCTAAACAGGTACTCGTGCCCTCTTTGCTTCTGGCGCATGACCTGTTCCCAGAGGAGTCCGAGCAGTTGGGGTGAGATGGCAAGCGTCCGAAGCGCATT
Coding sequences:
- a CDS encoding 3-hydroxyacyl-CoA dehydrogenase NAD-binding domain-containing protein yields the protein MHTSCPLRRIAVIGAGAAGRDFALRSVRAGFDVILEDVMPSRLRSAHHAIASETPAGALHLASTVEEAVRDADLAIDFVPDELESKLEIFSMLDRMAPPRTILGTPTTALSIADLASCTYRPQLCFGLRFPTQISAELIHTSRTSADALSAVASWLAAIGFAVTSLRDTAEASL
- a CDS encoding cold-shock protein; this encodes MEQGTVKWFNDAKGFGFISRQNGEDVFVHYSAINTNGFKSLQEGQAVQFNVVKGPKGWQASDVQPL
- the cmk gene encoding (d)CMP kinase; protein product: MSETAANDRVGREPARRERPVIAIDGPAGAGKSTLAAHLARKFGFLNLETGAMYRALALKAIENDLAFEDEPALMDLAEYTRIALEPQAEGNRVILDGVDVSRRVRDADVTEAASKVSVHPGLRAWMVGQQRKLGELGGVVMEGRDIGTAVFPDAEVKIFLDAAPEVRGSRRYRQRVPEQAKVTEESVLKELRERDARDRNRAESPLRPAEDAVILDSTAMTLEEVLAAAEEIVRSHVEAGKLQAKLH
- the malQ gene encoding 4-alpha-glucanotransferase, translated to MTSERVSGVLLHITSLPSYGGIGDFGPAAFAFVDFLAAAKQRLWQVLPLNPTGYGSSPYSALSAFAGNPLLISLERLVDAGWLSPHRIEGLPGHNGPCKFELAFEAKRPLVEEAAANFLDNASPDDRARFQRFSQDNISWLTDWAMFAVLRHRFNYSGWISWPSEYALRQSDAMTALLNDSSREIAIEQVIQFFFAEQWNALRSYCAERKIKILGDIAIFVSYDSADVWTHPEIFELDDQRRPTRVSGVPPDYFSATGQRWGNPLYKWSLLEERGFDWWIARVRRSLALYDLIRLDHFRGFEAFWSIAADEETAMNGHWVKAPGHALFNRLKEIFGDLPFVAEDLGLITPEVDELREYFGMPGMRILQFGFAERGGHTYLPHRYIANTVVYTGTHDNNTTLGWWREDTTPDERNNVQIYLGPVDQHNDCEIVWQMIRAAADSVANIAIYPLQDVLELSSEARMNRPAAAYGNWSWRFGLDELKSEFAHRLCAITEMSDRDGYQKPIEGESAGSPTDSAALRIQEGAAR
- a CDS encoding peptidyl-prolyl cis-trans isomerase; this encodes MIRIFQQDNKATKIIFGLIIAAASVAMVITLVPGIFSGDDTSNNTAVFATVRAPGLWGRLFGGSDAITMQEVSQQTERQMQQQHYPDFARPILMNKVGQEQVERAVLVREADRLGLQVSDDDLRRELQTGPLSQYLFPGGKYIGDQGYMNFVEQFFGVGVSQFEKEVKEDLELARLQSLVTGSVTVSDSAVRAAYLQQGQKVKFNYAVISADDIKKTINPSDAELQAFFNQNSARYANAVPETRKLSFFAFDDASLPGGKPQVSEAEIQAYYNGHQDQFNVPAQVKTRHILISAPKGADTATDNAAKAKAQDVLKQLQAGGNFAELAKKYSDDPGSKDQGGELPLMPASNLDPAYASAAMALNPGQTSGLVRSQFGYHIIQTEQKQAAHTKSLAEVHDSIVAALESQKAASAAQNYANQLVTEARKDGLEKTAQAHNLHVVTTDYIAHDATIPSLPDSTGLLTAAFSATKNAPPQSASTGEGYAVFQVLDIKPAHAPDFASWKSHVLDDYREQKAPELLNAQLIKLADRAKVLNDLSKAAAEMKIPVKTSDLVGRDAQVPDIGSMTGPASVLFSLPKGGISGPINEGPNGSVAQVVDKQEPTPDDIAKNLSATREKLLDDQRQEAFGLFATSLMQRYQQGGAIIYSRKQPGGLP
- a CDS encoding BON domain-containing protein, with amino-acid sequence MSLKGFSRISHPILVGSFVVGTAAFAQNQPTQGNMPDAQIEANVLRALASAPELSTQNIQSATVYGTVTLTGNVHDEAMRTKAENLVARAVGVKKVVDELALGDSPATSDQAAVDQSGDQSAQAAQQPPAGGQLQSDGSYAPAQPPSEQAENTAPPMPNQQQPDYNQQQPQPPNGTQQAPDGSQYPGGYGPPQNQPQAPYGPPQANQQYPGGYGPPQGQPQQQPYGAPQANQQYPGGYGPPQDQGQAQPYPGQPQQYSGQAQQYPGQAQQYPGQQQPYQGQPQPYGPPPRRPLYNNGPDQAYAPPGGQQAGLSVTIPEGAMLRIRINRGLDSNHIKPGTPFDGTVINDVAADGAIAIPRGASVQGTVVDATKAGTLSGRGELSLAINSVTLAGVSYPLETKLWEQHGRDKSTTTANSALGLGALGAILGGIAGGGTGAAVGAVAGAGVGVAGSASSPSGRVIVPPEAVITFQLAQPAVVKTVSEQEMARLAYAAGANPQQPPMRRYYSPYYGYYYAPYYGR